The Flavobacterium sp. HJ-32-4 genome contains a region encoding:
- a CDS encoding rod shape-determining protein has protein sequence MGFFDFMTEDIAIDLGTANTLIIHNDKVVIDSPSIVARDRVSGKIIAVGKEANLMQGKTHENIKTIRPLKDGVIADFDASEKMISMFIKSIPALKKKMFTPALRMVVCIPSGITEVEMRAVKESCERVNGKEVYLIHEPMAAAIGIGVDIMQPKGNMIVDIGGGTTEIAVIALGGIVCDKSVKIAGDVFTNDIVYYMRTQHNLFVGESTAEKIKIEIGAAIEELDTPPDDMSVQGRDLLTGKPKQVEVSYREIAKALDKSIQRIEDAVMETLSQTPPELAADIYNTGIYLAGGGSMLRGLDKRISLKTDLPVYIAEDPLRAVVRGTGMALKNINKFRSILIK, from the coding sequence ATGGGATTTTTTGATTTCATGACCGAGGATATTGCTATCGACCTCGGAACCGCGAATACGCTCATCATCCACAACGACAAGGTTGTGATCGACAGTCCGTCGATCGTAGCCCGTGACCGGGTTTCCGGCAAGATCATTGCCGTCGGTAAAGAAGCCAACCTGATGCAGGGTAAGACGCACGAGAACATCAAAACGATCCGCCCGCTGAAAGACGGGGTCATCGCCGACTTCGATGCGTCTGAAAAGATGATTAGCATGTTCATCAAGAGCATCCCGGCGCTGAAGAAAAAAATGTTTACACCGGCCCTTCGCATGGTGGTGTGTATCCCTTCAGGTATTACCGAAGTGGAAATGCGCGCGGTGAAGGAAAGCTGTGAGCGCGTGAACGGAAAAGAAGTCTACCTCATCCACGAACCAATGGCCGCTGCAATCGGTATCGGAGTGGATATCATGCAGCCAAAAGGGAACATGATTGTCGACATTGGAGGGGGAACGACGGAAATCGCAGTCATCGCATTGGGTGGCATCGTATGCGACAAATCGGTGAAGATCGCCGGTGACGTGTTTACGAACGACATCGTATATTACATGCGGACACAGCACAACCTCTTCGTTGGGGAAAGTACCGCGGAGAAAATCAAGATTGAAATCGGAGCGGCCATCGAGGAACTCGACACCCCGCCGGATGATATGTCGGTACAGGGACGCGATTTGCTGACCGGCAAACCAAAACAGGTAGAGGTTTCGTACCGCGAAATTGCCAAAGCACTCGACAAGTCGATACAGCGTATCGAAGATGCGGTGATGGAGACGCTGTCGCAGACACCGCCGGAACTCGCCGCCGACATCTACAATACCGGTATTTACCTGGCAGGTGGCGGTTCGATGCTTCGCGGACTCGACAAACGGATTTCCCTGAAGACCGATCTTCCCGTATACATTGCGGAAGACCCGCTTCGCGCCGTTGTTCGGGGTACCGGAATGGCGCTTAAGAACATCAACAAATTCAGAAGTATATTGATAAAATAA
- a CDS encoding rod shape-determining protein MreD yields MNSTILFNIVRFVMLLAAQILIFDAFHFSGYLNPFPYVLFIILYPVNGNRYGLLLAAFLMGLIIDHFLNSGGVHATASIVLAYLRPSFFRFSFGVSYEYQTIKINDRLTPERFSFILICVAMHHLVLFVLEAFRASLFLKVLAQTFTSTIFTLLMCLLLIHLFKPARR; encoded by the coding sequence ATGAATAGTACGATCCTATTCAATATCGTCCGTTTTGTGATGCTGCTCGCGGCACAGATCCTTATTTTTGATGCCTTTCATTTTTCGGGCTACCTCAACCCCTTTCCGTATGTGCTGTTCATCATCTTGTATCCGGTGAACGGAAATCGCTACGGACTTTTGTTGGCGGCGTTTCTGATGGGACTCATCATCGACCACTTCCTGAATTCCGGCGGTGTGCATGCCACGGCTTCGATCGTACTGGCCTATTTGCGACCGTCTTTCTTCCGGTTTTCATTCGGAGTCAGCTATGAATACCAGACCATTAAAATCAACGACCGGCTCACACCCGAACGTTTTTCCTTCATCCTGATTTGTGTGGCCATGCACCATTTGGTTCTGTTCGTGCTGGAAGCCTTCCGCGCGAGCCTGTTCCTGAAAGTCCTGGCCCAAACGTTCACCAGCACGATTTTTACCTTATTGATGTGCCTGTTGCTCATCCATTTGTTTAAACCCGCGCGGCGATGA
- a CDS encoding OmpA family protein, with the protein MGRLKITMVIGCWLLAMGVFGQSQDKMMAKRYFERTFYSEAIPIYERLIETDGSLEVVRNLADAYYFTGDFAKSQPLYRQLLWKFPDAVDASYTWRYIHTLKTAGDYKLAADVYRKFLTKTGQTDALQRLEKDIETLENITAIGPRFDIRGLPFNTPFSEFGGSNDGKKVVFAGVKRSSGLLDKKFKWNDERYLDLLAVTSPEDSVATSYAKELETDLHEASAVFTKDGRTMYFTRNYFKDGKRGKNGKRVSVVQLYKAEYDAGWTRVTALPFNSPDFSVEHPALSPDEKTLYFSSDRPGGIGSFDIWSVAIDNGTYAEPVNVGPEINTDQREQFPFVAQDGKLYFASDGHYGYGALDVYVSDGKTVYNVGLPLNSGYDDFAFSIDPATKDGYFSSNRPGGKGSDDIYFLHETKPLIVEGCKQEITGIISDKDTQLPLEGAKVVLETVGGTAGEEVVTTAADGAFRFRVACEATYKVSASKPAYSSDSRTLKLKKERGKVNDASMALKSDAAIEQEKKQAEEAARKAAEQEKQQRVADIKAKEKDVVEERGRLVIKTDPIYFDYDLWYIRKDSKPILDRVVELMKKYPEMVVEIGSHTDVRGTYRYNEELSSKRAASTLDYIIEHGIPATRISAKGYGESQPIIRCVPDDACNEEQHELNRRSEFVIKNL; encoded by the coding sequence ATGGGACGTTTGAAGATAACGATGGTGATAGGCTGCTGGCTGTTGGCGATGGGTGTGTTCGGACAGTCGCAGGACAAGATGATGGCGAAGCGGTATTTTGAACGGACCTTTTATTCGGAGGCTATTCCCATCTACGAACGTCTGATTGAAACGGACGGTTCGCTGGAGGTGGTCCGGAATCTGGCGGATGCGTACTATTTTACGGGTGATTTCGCCAAATCGCAGCCCCTCTACAGACAGTTGCTGTGGAAGTTTCCGGACGCTGTGGATGCTTCCTACACCTGGCGGTACATCCATACCTTGAAGACAGCAGGCGACTATAAACTGGCGGCGGATGTCTATCGGAAGTTTTTGACGAAGACAGGGCAGACCGATGCATTGCAACGACTGGAGAAAGACATTGAGACCCTCGAGAATATCACCGCGATTGGGCCACGGTTTGATATCCGGGGCCTTCCCTTCAATACGCCGTTCAGCGAGTTCGGCGGCAGTAACGACGGCAAGAAAGTCGTATTTGCGGGCGTCAAACGGTCGTCAGGACTTTTGGATAAGAAGTTCAAATGGAACGACGAACGCTACCTGGATTTGCTTGCTGTGACCTCGCCCGAGGATTCTGTGGCGACCTCGTATGCCAAGGAACTGGAAACCGATCTTCACGAAGCGAGTGCGGTTTTTACGAAGGACGGTCGCACGATGTATTTTACCCGAAACTATTTCAAGGATGGCAAGCGGGGCAAGAACGGAAAACGCGTGTCGGTCGTACAACTCTATAAAGCCGAATACGACGCCGGTTGGACCCGCGTGACGGCGCTTCCTTTCAATAGCCCTGATTTTTCGGTCGAGCACCCGGCGTTGAGCCCGGATGAAAAGACCCTCTATTTTTCGTCTGATCGCCCCGGCGGAATCGGGTCATTCGACATCTGGTCGGTCGCCATCGATAATGGCACTTATGCCGAGCCGGTGAACGTCGGTCCGGAAATCAATACCGACCAGCGTGAGCAGTTTCCTTTTGTGGCGCAGGACGGGAAGCTCTATTTCGCCTCCGACGGCCACTATGGCTACGGTGCGCTCGATGTGTATGTTTCAGACGGGAAAACGGTTTATAATGTGGGCTTGCCGTTGAATTCCGGTTATGATGACTTTGCTTTTTCCATTGACCCGGCGACGAAAGACGGCTACTTCTCCAGCAACCGTCCGGGCGGGAAGGGAAGCGATGACATCTATTTCCTCCACGAGACCAAGCCGCTGATTGTCGAAGGCTGCAAACAGGAGATAACAGGGATTATTTCCGACAAGGACACCCAATTGCCGCTCGAAGGTGCAAAGGTGGTGTTGGAGACGGTGGGCGGCACCGCTGGCGAAGAAGTGGTCACGACGGCTGCCGATGGGGCGTTTCGCTTTCGCGTGGCGTGCGAAGCAACGTATAAAGTCTCGGCTTCGAAACCCGCGTATTCCAGTGACAGCCGCACCCTGAAACTGAAGAAAGAGCGCGGAAAGGTCAACGACGCCTCGATGGCGCTGAAGTCTGATGCCGCTATTGAGCAGGAGAAAAAACAGGCGGAAGAAGCGGCCCGGAAAGCAGCGGAGCAGGAAAAGCAGCAGCGTGTGGCCGATATCAAAGCGAAGGAAAAAGACGTGGTGGAAGAGCGCGGCCGACTGGTAATCAAAACCGACCCGATTTACTTCGACTATGATTTGTGGTATATCCGGAAGGACTCGAAACCGATTCTCGACCGCGTCGTCGAACTGATGAAGAAATACCCCGAGATGGTCGTCGAGATCGGCTCGCACACCGACGTGCGGGGCACGTATCGCTATAATGAGGAATTGTCGTCGAAGCGTGCGGCGTCTACCCTTGATTACATTATCGAGCACGGTATTCCGGCAACGCGTATTTCGGCTAAAGGATACGGCGAAAGCCAGCCTATCATCCGTTGTGTGCCCGATGACGCGTGCAACGAAGAACAACACGAGCTGAACCGCCGAAGCGAATTCGTCATCAAGAACCTGTAA
- the rodA gene encoding rod shape-determining protein RodA, with protein sequence MKNQSTRSNMDWVMVTIYIVLVVLGWLNIYSSTIPESGQTDLTDISQFYSKQLVNIFLAIPLIIIVLSVDGKFYEKFTSIIYVAGLLLVAGLFVFGKEVKGQTNWYSFGSFSLQPAEFAKIATALAVAKYLSDIQINLKDTQRQVQVLGIIFLPILLIVPHDPGSALIFMTFFFVLYREGLPSWYLWTGFAAILLFVMSLLFEPIYIIGGAALLIILNYYRSKIVNRNIILSSVVLVAVAVFTLSVSYVFNNVFEQHHRDRFNVLLGEEVDVKGIGYNTNQSKIAVGSGGVFGKGFMEGTQTKGGFVPEQHTDYAFTIVAEEWGFTGSIVVIALFMGLIARILYLAERQKTKFSRVYGYCVASILFIHFFVNVSMVLGIFPTVGVPLPFFSYGGSGLWAFTVLLFIFIKLDANKVNEW encoded by the coding sequence ATGAAGAATCAGAGTACGCGCAGCAATATGGACTGGGTTATGGTCACGATTTACATCGTGCTCGTGGTGCTGGGCTGGCTCAATATTTATTCGTCAACGATACCCGAGAGCGGCCAGACCGACCTCACAGATATCTCACAGTTTTACAGCAAGCAGCTCGTCAACATCTTCCTCGCCATTCCGCTCATCATTATTGTACTCTCCGTAGACGGGAAGTTTTATGAGAAGTTCACGAGTATCATTTACGTCGCGGGCCTCTTATTGGTGGCCGGTCTCTTTGTGTTCGGAAAGGAAGTAAAAGGCCAGACGAACTGGTATTCCTTTGGTTCGTTCAGCTTGCAACCGGCCGAATTTGCCAAAATTGCGACCGCTTTGGCGGTGGCGAAATACCTGAGCGACATCCAGATCAACCTAAAGGATACACAACGACAGGTGCAGGTGTTGGGTATCATCTTCCTGCCGATATTGCTCATCGTCCCCCACGACCCGGGAAGTGCGTTGATTTTCATGACGTTTTTCTTCGTGCTGTATCGGGAGGGCCTCCCTTCCTGGTACCTCTGGACAGGCTTTGCGGCCATCCTGCTTTTTGTCATGAGTCTTCTTTTTGAACCGATTTACATCATCGGGGGCGCCGCTTTACTGATCATTCTCAATTACTACCGATCGAAAATCGTCAACCGGAACATCATACTCAGTTCGGTGGTGTTAGTGGCCGTGGCCGTGTTCACACTGTCCGTTAGCTATGTCTTCAACAACGTCTTTGAACAACACCACCGCGATCGCTTCAACGTGTTGTTAGGCGAGGAAGTCGACGTAAAAGGCATCGGGTATAACACCAACCAGTCTAAGATTGCAGTGGGTTCGGGCGGTGTGTTCGGGAAGGGTTTTATGGAAGGAACCCAGACAAAAGGAGGCTTCGTTCCGGAACAGCACACCGATTACGCCTTCACCATCGTAGCAGAAGAATGGGGCTTTACCGGATCGATTGTCGTAATCGCGCTCTTTATGGGACTCATCGCCCGGATCTTGTATTTGGCGGAACGACAGAAAACGAAATTCAGTCGGGTATACGGCTATTGCGTGGCCTCCATCCTCTTCATTCACTTCTTCGTGAATGTGTCGATGGTATTGGGTATTTTCCCAACCGTGGGTGTTCCCCTACCCTTCTTTTCATACGGTGGCTCCGGACTCTGGGCCTTTACCGTCCTACTCTTCATCTTTATCAAGCTCGACGCCAACAAAGTCAACGAGTGGTAA
- the mrdA gene encoding penicillin-binding protein 2, which translates to MRKVLLPTVIIISTLLIVVRLFYLQIIDQELKLKSENNALRIVYDYPERGYIYDRNGKLLVANQPSYDIMVTPKDVKNIDTLEFCRLLNISKDDFLRIIKKARDYSPRLPSVFLSQLNKSEYAALQEKMRKFEPGFEVVKRSLRDYQVKVGANIFGSIAQVSPAELEKNHYYHAGDLIGRQGVEQSYEKILRGIKGVKYRQKDKFNRDIGPYQQGRFDTIAKQGEDITLTIDAVLQEYGEKLMINKRGGIVAIEPKTGEILALVTAPSYDPSILVGRQRSRNYTQLYNDSIAKPLFDRGLLSQYPPGSPFKIITGLIALQEGAVDEQTTVMCHHGFSYAPGRFMRCHGSGPHQLHNGIYNSCNAYFGTAYMRTINKYRSPAYAVDVFSKHARSFGLGEFMGYDLPTGKRGKIPTSKTYKRMYPNGGWKSTTIVSNAIGQGEVLATPIQLANMISAVANKGYYYTPHIIKKIKGEKIDPKYTTKHVTTIDKKYFDPMISGLFDVYNFGTASHLKVEGINICGKTGTAENFTKIGGKRIQLKDHSIFVAFAPMENPKIAIAVFVENGGFGATIAGPIASLMIEKYLRGKITQPAREKFILEKSLQAEYERYTRKAKDTLLGAERFQEDSDSLDPKN; encoded by the coding sequence ATGAGAAAAGTATTGCTTCCTACCGTTATCATTATCAGCACCCTGTTGATCGTGGTCCGACTGTTTTACCTCCAGATCATTGACCAGGAGCTCAAACTGAAGTCGGAAAATAATGCCCTCCGGATCGTATACGATTACCCCGAACGTGGTTATATCTACGACCGGAACGGCAAGTTACTGGTGGCCAACCAGCCCTCCTACGACATCATGGTGACCCCTAAGGACGTCAAGAATATCGACACCCTCGAATTCTGTCGCCTGCTCAACATCAGCAAAGACGACTTCCTTCGCATCATCAAAAAAGCACGGGATTACAGTCCAAGGCTCCCGTCCGTGTTCCTTTCCCAACTCAACAAAAGCGAATATGCCGCGCTGCAGGAAAAGATGCGGAAATTCGAACCCGGCTTTGAAGTCGTCAAACGTTCCCTCCGCGATTACCAGGTGAAGGTGGGGGCGAATATCTTCGGTTCGATCGCCCAGGTGAGTCCGGCCGAACTGGAAAAAAACCACTACTACCATGCCGGCGACCTCATCGGACGACAGGGCGTCGAGCAGAGTTATGAGAAGATCCTGCGGGGGATAAAAGGTGTGAAATACCGGCAGAAGGACAAATTCAACCGCGACATCGGCCCGTACCAACAAGGACGTTTCGACACCATCGCCAAACAGGGAGAAGACATCACCCTCACTATTGACGCCGTCCTGCAGGAATACGGCGAGAAACTCATGATCAACAAGCGCGGCGGTATCGTGGCCATCGAACCCAAAACGGGGGAAATCCTGGCGTTGGTAACGGCACCTTCCTACGACCCCTCCATTCTCGTGGGCCGTCAGCGTTCGCGGAATTACACCCAACTCTACAACGATTCTATCGCCAAACCGCTTTTTGACCGTGGATTGCTGTCGCAATACCCGCCCGGATCGCCTTTCAAGATCATCACAGGCCTGATCGCTTTGCAGGAAGGCGCCGTTGACGAACAAACCACCGTCATGTGTCACCACGGCTTTAGTTACGCGCCGGGCCGGTTCATGCGCTGTCACGGTTCCGGACCCCACCAACTGCACAACGGCATTTATAACTCGTGTAACGCCTACTTCGGAACGGCTTACATGCGGACCATCAACAAATACCGAAGCCCGGCTTATGCGGTCGACGTGTTCTCGAAACATGCCCGTAGTTTCGGGTTGGGCGAGTTCATGGGATACGACCTACCGACGGGCAAGCGCGGAAAAATTCCAACGTCGAAAACCTACAAACGCATGTATCCGAACGGCGGGTGGAAATCGACCACCATCGTATCGAATGCCATCGGACAGGGCGAAGTATTGGCAACGCCCATCCAATTGGCGAACATGATTTCGGCAGTGGCCAACAAAGGCTACTACTACACGCCCCACATCATCAAGAAAATCAAAGGCGAGAAAATCGATCCGAAGTATACGACCAAACACGTCACCACCATCGATAAAAAGTATTTCGACCCGATGATATCCGGCCTTTTCGACGTGTATAACTTCGGAACCGCGAGCCACCTGAAAGTCGAAGGCATCAACATCTGTGGTAAAACCGGAACGGCTGAGAACTTTACGAAGATTGGCGGCAAACGTATCCAGTTAAAAGACCACTCGATCTTCGTGGCGTTTGCCCCGATGGAGAACCCGAAGATTGCCATCGCCGTATTCGTGGAAAACGGGGGATTTGGCGCGACCATTGCCGGTCCGATTGCGAGTCTCATGATCGAAAAATACCTCCGGGGGAAAATCACCCAGCCGGCGCGCGAGAAATTCATCCTCGAGAAAAGCCTGCAGGCCGAATACGAGCGCTATACCCGAAAAGCCAAAGACACCCTATTGGGGGCCGAGCGCTTCCAGGAAGATTCCGATTCACTCGATCCGAAAAACTAG
- a CDS encoding type IX secretion system membrane protein PorP/SprF, translated as MKSFYTCIALFAALAAFSQQDPEYTHYMYNMNVVNPAYATGTTNILNLGGLYRSQWVGAVGAPKTMTFFAHMPVDRQVELGLSAISDDIGDGAKKETNLYADFAYVLQFRGQHRLSLGLKAGLTSLQTNFNGFVFESGDPASDAAFAENVNMSKLGVGAGLYYFTDRYYVGLSVPNFLSSRHIVERNGIQSYGGEKMHTFFTGGYVWPVSPNLKLKPAFMTRFAEGTPAAVDVTLNALWRDRFELGAAYRIDDSFSGLMAWQVSPQVRIGYAYDHTLSNLGQFNSGTHEVFLLFDLNFMGRGYDKSPRFF; from the coding sequence ATGAAGTCATTCTACACGTGTATCGCGCTCTTTGCAGCACTGGCCGCTTTCTCCCAGCAGGATCCGGAGTATACCCACTATATGTACAATATGAACGTGGTAAACCCGGCCTATGCTACGGGTACGACGAATATCCTGAACCTGGGCGGACTCTACCGCTCACAATGGGTGGGGGCAGTGGGCGCGCCGAAAACCATGACGTTTTTTGCCCATATGCCGGTCGACCGTCAGGTGGAACTGGGTCTTTCGGCGATTTCTGACGATATAGGCGATGGCGCCAAAAAGGAAACCAACCTCTATGCGGATTTTGCGTATGTGTTGCAGTTTCGTGGGCAGCACCGCCTGTCACTCGGATTAAAGGCCGGGCTGACGTCGTTGCAGACGAATTTCAATGGGTTCGTTTTTGAAAGTGGCGACCCCGCTTCCGACGCGGCCTTCGCTGAGAATGTCAACATGTCGAAGCTGGGTGTCGGGGCCGGTCTTTACTATTTCACCGACCGCTATTATGTGGGTCTATCGGTTCCGAATTTCCTTTCCTCTCGCCATATCGTCGAACGAAACGGTATACAGTCGTATGGAGGCGAAAAGATGCATACGTTTTTTACCGGAGGCTATGTATGGCCGGTGTCTCCGAACCTAAAGCTGAAACCGGCGTTTATGACCCGTTTTGCGGAAGGTACACCAGCGGCCGTGGATGTGACGCTCAACGCCTTGTGGCGGGATCGTTTTGAATTGGGCGCGGCCTACCGGATCGACGATTCGTTTAGCGGACTGATGGCGTGGCAGGTAAGTCCGCAGGTGCGGATTGGCTATGCCTACGATCATACGCTGTCGAACCTGGGGCAGTTCAATTCGGGCACCCACGAAGTATTCCTGCTGTTTGATCTGAACTTTATGGGACGTGGTTACGATAAATCACCTAGATTTTTTTGA
- the mreC gene encoding rod shape-determining protein MreC: MQQILAFVIKNSHKLLFLLLLGISISLTIQAHSYHRSRVISSANAFTGGIYSQMNEIDEYFGLRSQNEALAKENARLKALLFNRVDSTGKPVFDSIRGVRKTEVLVAKVVHNTYNTQHNYITIDAGNRKGIRTDMGVINDLGIVGIVETTSTNYATVQSVLNIKSQINAKIKKSNHFGTLTWNGKNAGVVQLREVPRLASIRKGDTIVTGGQSLIFPENIGIGTIDKYYTDDETNYYTIDVRLFNDMTNLGYVYIIKNKDRAEVQRLEAETKAKNE, encoded by the coding sequence ATGCAGCAGATACTCGCCTTCGTCATTAAAAACAGCCATAAGTTGCTGTTTTTGCTGCTTTTGGGCATATCCATTTCGCTGACCATACAGGCACACTCCTACCACCGCAGCCGGGTCATCAGTTCGGCCAATGCGTTCACGGGCGGAATCTATTCGCAGATGAACGAAATCGACGAATATTTCGGGCTCCGCTCACAGAACGAAGCACTCGCAAAAGAGAACGCACGCCTCAAAGCGTTGCTGTTCAACCGGGTCGATTCGACGGGCAAACCGGTGTTCGACAGCATCCGCGGCGTACGCAAAACGGAAGTTTTAGTGGCGAAAGTGGTACACAATACCTACAACACCCAACACAATTACATCACCATCGATGCCGGAAACCGCAAAGGCATCCGGACCGACATGGGGGTCATCAACGACCTGGGCATCGTCGGCATTGTAGAGACAACCTCGACGAACTACGCCACGGTGCAGAGCGTCCTGAACATCAAATCACAGATCAACGCCAAGATCAAAAAATCGAACCACTTCGGTACCCTTACCTGGAATGGAAAAAATGCCGGTGTCGTGCAGTTGAGAGAAGTGCCGCGCCTGGCTTCTATCCGCAAGGGCGATACCATCGTGACCGGCGGACAATCGCTGATTTTCCCTGAGAACATTGGCATCGGCACCATCGACAAATACTACACCGACGACGAGACGAACTACTACACCATCGACGTACGGTTGTTTAACGATATGACCAATCTCGGTTACGTCTACATCATCAAAAACAAAGACCGGGCAGAGGTACAACGCCTCGAAGCAGAAACAAAGGCCAAAAATGAATAG